The proteins below are encoded in one region of Plutella xylostella chromosome Z, ilPluXylo3.1, whole genome shotgun sequence:
- the LOC119694671 gene encoding mitochondrial-processing peptidase subunit beta-like, producing the protein MLKSIRLLKPCTPTRVSNSIRSYYSPGYLQYLRSLPEAEVTCVEGLAVASEASEAAHVTVTLTVDHGARHDAPHEAGAAHLLTRLALAALRRALAGTGAALRARTSRQAAALSAACPPALLPAVVPALLACALSPPCDPAELERHKQLVYQEMLQLEREPDALLMDYLHQAAYQDTALAQPVRGRSDTVRALDAAAAARAAARRGAGCALLAAAGPVEHAELLALAAACPRPAAAPCPAAARARYTGSEIRYRNDDWPAAHVAVAFEAPGAGHEDLVALEVARQHLGAWAAGAGGGGGGGEHPARLARAAAAGLCHSYRAFSLAYSDTGLWGVRWAGASRDLEDFLYNVQDEVMHLCCSVTDAELGRARAAAAAAALRGAGGAGAGPLHARVCAAASVSAADVRAACSRYLYDACPAVAAVGATEGLPEYNRIRSGTYWLRL; encoded by the coding sequence ATGCTGAAATCGATACGCCTACTGAAACCATGTACTCCCACTCGAGTATCAAATAGCATACGGAGCTACTACTCGCCCGGTTACCTGCAGTACCTGCGCAGCCTGCCCGAGGCCGAGGTGACGTGCGTGGAGGGGCTGGCGGTGGCgagcgaggcgagcgaggcgGCGCATGTGACCGTGACCCTGACAGTGGACCACGGCGCCCGCCACGACGCGCCGCACGAGGCCGGCGCCGCGCACCTGCTGACGCGCCTCGCGCTGGCCGCCCTGCGCCGGGCCCTGGCCGGGACCGGCGCCGCCCTGCGCGCCCGCACATCCCGCCAGGCCGCCGCGCTCTCCGCCGCCTGCCCGCCTGCCCTGCTGCCCGCCGTCGTGCCCGCGCTGCTCGCCTGCGCGCTCAGCCCCCCCTGCGACCCCGCCGAGCTCGAGCGGCACAAGCAGCTCGTGTACCAGGAGATGCTGCAGCTGGAGCGCGAGCCCGACGCGCTGCTCATGGACTACCTGCACCAGGCGGCCTACCAGGACACGGCGCTGGCGCAGCCGGTGCGCGGCCGCAGCGACACCGTGCGGGCGCTGGacgcggcggcagcggcgcgcgcggcggcgcggcggggcgcgggctgcgcgctgctggcggCCGCCGGGCCCGTGGAGCACGCCGAGCTGCTGGCGCTGGCGGCCGCCtgcccccgccccgccgccgccccctgccccgccgccgcgcgcgcgcgcTACACCGGCTCCGAGATACGCTACAGGAACGACGACTGGCCCGCGGCGCACGTGGCCGTGGCCTTCGAGGCGCCCGGCGCCGGCCACGAGGACCTGGTGGCGCTGGAGGTGGCGCGCCAGCACCTGGGCGCgtgggcggcgggcgcgggcgggggcgggggcgggggcgagCACCCCGCGCGCctggcccgcgccgccgccgccggcctgTGCCACTCGTACCGCGCCTTCAGCCTGGCCTACAGCGACACGGGGCTGTGGGGCGTGCGCTGGGCGGGGGCCTCGCGCGACCTCGAGGACTTCCTGTACAACGTGCAGGACGAGGTGATGCACCTGTGCTGCAGCGTGACGGACGCGGAGCTGgggcgcgcgcgcgcggcggcggcggcggcggcgctgcggggcgcggggggcgcgggggcgggcccGCTGCACGCGCGCGTGTGTGCAGCTGCCAGCGTGTCGGCCGCGGACGTGCGTGCTGCGTGCAGCAGGTACCTGTACGACGCGTGCCCCGCCGTGGCCGCCGTGGGCGCCACCGAGGGCCTGCCCGAGTACAACCGCATTCGCAGCGGAACCTACTGGCTTAGgctgtaa